GTCAAAATTAGTACTATAGTTTTCGTCTCATAAATTTGATTTACgataaaaacaaaccaattgGAGCAatccgttttaaaatattttttaagtcaCAATCGATAATGATCTGTTTTATCAAGAGAGAtatgtgaacaaaaaaatatgcttCACATATTAATCGAGAAAATCTAAGAAATACTTATCTAAAATATTTGGAGATAGATTATATTCATGTGGTGAAGGAAAATTTGGTATTGTGGTTCGAGACAATAAGCCAAGAAATCAAAGACGCCGACAAATACTTCGTTATTTCTCTTTGTATCAAGTTGATGATAGATAAACTAACAAACAATAATGTGTACTTgtacatttttataatatacaGTTCCACACATAAACACTTTGCTTGAACTGTCACCATTATGAGGTATGGAAACTTTAATCCCCCTTTTGGTTTCCAATTATTccctttttcttctaaattttaGGCTTTACAATGAAGAAGATTTGTTCATTTGACCCAACTGAAATGATTAACTGTGGCATTATTTTTTGGTCTGtttctttttccccttttgttctatataatatgtaagaaataattGTTTATAGACCACTCgttttttgtagtttattaCAAAGCATTAAACAGAACACTTTTGCAAATTACAGTATagttgacatatatataaaatgaagtTAACTCGTTAACTATGACACTATCGTCTTCTAGATGAATCATTAGGACTTTTGCGAGGACCATCTCTTCAAAACATTCACGGATGCAACAATCGTTATTGGCTGCGAGTTagctgtgtgtgtgtgtgtgtgttttaagtcATAGAGAGCAATAAATGGGTGAATTAAGCTAACTTCCAACATAAAAGTCAGTTTATAGCTAGTTGAGCCAAATTACAATCATTCAAgtgttcaaaaatattattattatctgaaAAATGTCAACCAGATATGTATATAGTACACAACGGTTGTTCAAATCTCTCACTATTATACAATGAAACTCAAGCTTGGTGAGTTGAGTTTtcccaaataataataatctatactccaaaaaaattacaaaagtcTACACATAAATAAAGAATCCATGACTCTTCCCTAAACCAAACTTAACCATGTCTCTATTTCACACACAATGCATTGAGCAAAACGTGAACGAGCATCAAATCCACAAAGTACTGATGACCAATCTCACCGTCCCTCCACTTCAATTTCGCCGGAGCTCTACCGTAATGAACTCCGTCGTTGCACCTGTTATCATAATGCCACGGATACGTCATATCAAAGTTATCCACCACGCTTGTGACCAATCCTGCGTCCTTCATTTTCTCGAGAAACACTCCGTTAAACGCCTCCATTTTGCTTGGGTTAAACGCTAACGTTCTCGCGTACCCTCCTGTCGCAATCGTGTTCCTAAAAATCACCTCAGGCGGTTGCAATCCCCTGCTTTTCACCTTATCAAAAACTCCTCTCCAAAACGCAGCTGCGGTTTCAGCTCCTTTCGCAAAGGCTCTAAGACTCGTCCAGTGAATCCCATCGTGTAGACCTGAGTTCACAATCATCACGTCCGGAACACGGTCTTCCGTAAAGTACTTCTTGAGCAACTCTCTAAAGTCTGAGTCTTGAAGAGAATCAAGACCCTGGTAGTTCTTTGTCTCGTTCCAATGACCGTTGAAGATACTCGTGATCCTAACCGTCTCGGATGAGTTCTTCGGATTCGAGAACTTCAAATCAAACCTCCTCGGTACAGCAGGGATCTCCGGATGACCTAATACAAAGTTCAGCAAGTTTCTTATCGAATCAACATGATTCGAGTCCCCCCAGAAGAAGATCCATTTCCCTTTCAAGCAATCCCAAGCCTTGTCACCAGAGAAGACCTCAAAAGAGCAATGAGTAGAGTAAACCCAACCATTGCTCTCTATAGCTCCAACCGCTCCATCGCACCACGGTTTCCTACAAGGGTAATCCGCGGCGAGGCAACGGTAACGCCCGTCATTACTGATCTCACACTCATCGTTCTTACCAAGCCTAGTCCACCGTCCTGACCAAGCATCTCTGTTAAAGTCAGATCTTTTACATGACTTGAGCTCCGGTAGAGTAACGTCAGGCTTATTGATGAATCTTAATGGGACGTTACGAAGCTTTCGATCAAAGCCTAGACGTGAGGTGCTGAACTTAAGACCTTGGAAGTGACGGAAGAGCAAAATGACGGTGAGATTGTAATCTCCGGCGAACTCAGGATGAACCTGTAACGAGAAAGAGTAAGTTCCGTTTCCGAAATCTTTCACCGGAGGCCTCGATTTCCAACTCTCGCCGGATAAATCAGTCTCGAAGTAGTCACCACCGATGCAAACATGTTTACCAGATTCATCCAAGGCTTGGAATCGAAACTCATGAATCTCACCGGCGGTTAACTCTAACGAATCATTCCCGTCGACGCCGGAAACTGAAATCTCAACTGTTTTTGCTTCTCTGCACGGCGCTCCTCCCGGAGCCAACCAACTCCTTAACAAATTCGCCGTGAAACCTTTCCCTGAATCGGCGGTGATCCATTCGAATTGAACACCGGTCGAGTTTGAAGTGAGATTCGGATCCAGAGTTGGTTCCACCACCTTCGTCGTGTGTGTAGTGAGATTGTGAGGTTCCTCTGTTTCTAGAATGGGTTGAGGTGATGTTAAAGGAGACGGAGAAGGGCTGATTTGAAGGGAGTGGGAGGAAGGAGAAGGACTGATCTTAACAGAGTAAGCGTTGAATCTCCATGGCTCAACGAAGGTTTGAATGGAACAACCGTCAATGCTCCAAACGACTaacatgaggaagaagacgagtGCAGTAAGAGCACCAAGACGCCATTGAAGCAATGGACTTGGCCGTAGAATCAGTAATTGGCTCGGAACTGGATGCAAAATCACTCCTTTATCCGGCATCTGAATGAAGATTCCGACAACAAAACCCAGAAAAGGTGGATTCAAGTTAGCAACAAATTcaaaatcacaacaacaacaacaaaacaaatcaagatgagttttttttttctttcttttcttaaaaagtAAAGCTTTAAGTTTTTAGAATTATTctaccgagaaaacattaaaagtcaaaaaaaaaaatccaaactttataataataatgtgataaattaaaaacatgattAAACTTACTTTAAATGGTTCAGTGATGGGTTAGTTCTTGAACTCgtggaagatgatgattgatTCACACAATCCTCTCTTTTACAAGAACTTAAAATCCTCCCAATTTccggaagagagaaaaaggaaactaTGGGAGGattcaaagtttttttagactaaaacaaaaccaaacatttactaagaaagtgcaaaaataaaataagaatagatAAATCTCCAAGAGAATTTAGGATTTCTTTGGATGAGTGCAGCCAAATAAGCAAATTTTGAGagagggaggaggaggaggcggagacgggggagagagagataaagacaATTTTAATGTCAAGACGATTATAACCCTGTCGTGGTAATGGTTTTACCATGACAACAGGCCGACGACCGCGCTAAATAATTGTGGGACGACATGTGGGCAACGAAGCGTTTTCACAAAGTCGCGTCGGTGTGCCGGTAGGGTTATTCTCGTCTTTTTGATTACACAATTTGTGTATGGTGTTTGATTGGCTTCACgtgcctttgtttttttttttttttttttttttttttttttttttNGTTGTTATTTGTCCTCTCCCACCACCGCCGCTCCTATTTCTCTGCAGgagaataaaaattaattaatgtttttgggTGGGGATTTATAAAGAGAGACGATGgatgaaagttaaaaaaaaaatagtaaattgtTATCCAATATATCAATTCAGATTGTTATAATTATCATCAgtagagagatgagagaaaccTACCGTTGGAGATTTTAGTACACAAAACTAGATAAAAAGTCAAttataagactttttttttttcttcttcttagattAGTACtagtctattttttttcaataccattttagcttttattttttacacaatAATAGTTCCATCTTTATTTATCTTATccatttgtttcaattttttttttttttttttttttgtacaatatTGAATGGtgagtttataaataaacaGTTTTGCACGTCATCTTGAGCTAATAAGTAAATCTCATTGCGAATTTGGCATAGCATTAGCATAGtagtatttgattaattaaattagtgAAGCTCCTTGCTATAACCGTAAAttgaaccaaaattaaaaaaattccgAAGAGCAAAGAAGATATTTAACTTGTAAAAGAGATTGAGAATTAAGTAGGGGCTTATACGGTTTATGGTTCTGACTTCTGACCATGAATTTATTATTGTTGGCTGTTGTCTGTTGAGCATCTGTCTTGACATGTGACTTTTAACTCCAAATGTCTTGGTCCTAAGATAAAGAAGCACACATTATCTgaaaatctttcattttctttaggTGTAAATTGATGTTGATTGAACCGAGTAATATTGGGCCAAACTAGTACCGGTCTCGATCTTTCTTACTAACTTAATATTAGGGCCAAATTAGGCCTGTCTTAGCTCCTTAATGGGCCTGTAATAGTAGCTCCTTAGAATTAAACAaactatagtatatataatgAAACTTAAACAAAATGGGTTAAATTGATAACTTTCATTTGTTAGGTATAGATTTTGTAATTTCTCGAAAGTTTGATATCTCTTTGCTCCATAGAACAACAACGAAAACACACACGAGaaacaacagaagaagaggagattaTTTGGGAAGAagtcaaaacacaaaaattaaattttctctcaaaatttatcaaatcgGAAACTAGATGGCGTGTTGCTTAGCTTCGTGCTGTGCGTCGGCGACATGTGGGTTGTGTACGTCGGTGGCGTCGGGGATTACGAGGAAATCAGCGAGGATCGCTTATTGTGGTCTCTTCGGTGCTTCTCTTGTCGTCTCCTGGATTCTTCGCGAGACTGGTGCTCCCCTCCTTGAGAAACTCCCTTGTACGCTTCTCTCTcatccatttcttttttctttcatactCCCCTGAATACACAAAAAAGGAGGTATCTTTCCCAAAACACACTTCATTGCTTGAACGACCATAATTTCACTGTCTTTTAGTTTACTGACTTCTTCACATTACTCGGCTCTATTCAGATGAGCATTGCATTGCATTACTCggctctattttgttttttttttttctttgacaactATAAGCACTTAAGTCTTCTTTAGTGTGTGTTATTAGCTTTAATGATTGTAGTTGGAACTTGGAACCATCAGTTTCGAAATTGGATTCTCTCTGATCTTGTCAATTGAATTGAATTACTGAGACATGATGAGACATAGTGTTTATAAGTATGAATCTATTGGGTCAGTGTAAAGTTTGTTCCTTTGAAACCGTGATCGTTTTTATCTCAATCTGTGATGATGGATGTGTTTGAATTGGGTCTGCTTATGCTTCATGTTATACCTGTTTGATCTTAGTTAGAGTTTTGAGGAATCATCATCACCTCTATTGATACAAaatctctgttttggtttttgcttaAACAAACAGGGATTAACACTTCCGATTCATTTACCAAAGAATGGTATCAGCAGCAAGCTGTTCTTCGTGTGAGCTTTGGGAATTTCCTCTTCTTTGCGATATATGCTTTAATCATGATTGGTGTGAAGGACCAGA
The Camelina sativa cultivar DH55 chromosome 15, Cs, whole genome shotgun sequence DNA segment above includes these coding regions:
- the LOC104744780 gene encoding uncharacterized protein LOC104744780; amino-acid sequence: MPDKGVILHPVPSQLLILRPSPLLQWRLGALTALVFFLMLVVWSIDGCSIQTFVEPWRFNAYSVKISPSPSSHSLQISPSPSPLTSPQPILETEEPHNLTTHTTKVVEPTLDPNLTSNSTGVQFEWITADSGKGFTANLLRSWLAPGGAPCREAKTVEISVSGVDGNDSLELTAGEIHEFRFQALDESGKHVCIGGDYFETDLSGESWKSRPPVKDFGNGTYSFSLQVHPEFAGDYNLTVILLFRHFQGLKFSTSRLGFDRKLRNVPLRFINKPDVTLPELKSCKRSDFNRDAWSGRWTRLGKNDECEISNDGRYRCLAADYPCRKPWCDGAVGAIESNGWVYSTHCSFEVFSGDKAWDCLKGKWIFFWGDSNHVDSIRNLLNFVLGHPEIPAVPRRFDLKFSNPKNSSETVRITSIFNGHWNETKNYQGLDSLQDSDFRELLKKYFTEDRVPDVMIVNSGLHDGIHWTSLRAFAKGAETAAAFWRGVFDKVKSRGLQPPEVIFRNTIATGGYARTLAFNPSKMEAFNGVFLEKMKDAGLVTSVVDNFDMTYPWHYDNRCNDGVHYGRAPAKLKWRDGEIGHQYFVDLMLVHVLLNALCVK